From Miscanthus floridulus cultivar M001 chromosome 15, ASM1932011v1, whole genome shotgun sequence, the proteins below share one genomic window:
- the LOC136507916 gene encoding uncharacterized protein, which produces MAAHAGTLVPHHLPVRLAVAHPRPVTSASCSLRPRLPRPAVARAASRGNGDGDGDGGPPAEGEKERRTSSFPALSEIRWGELLSPDPANAAAVVLTGALAWAGASLLLQIALISAAIFAAAIKYSFVAALLLFVLIALL; this is translated from the coding sequence ATGGCGGCACACGCCGGAACCCTAGTTCCACACCACCTCCCCGTCCGCCTCGCGGTCGCCCACCCCAGACCCGTCACCTCGGCTTCTTGCTCCCTCCGTCCGCGCCTCCCCCGCCCCGCGGTCGCCCGTGCGGCCTCCCGCGGCAAcggtgacggcgacggcgacggcgggccCCCGGCGGAGGGGGAGAAGGAGCGGCGAACCTCGTCGTTCCCGGCGCTGTCGGAGATCCGCTGGGGCGAGCTGCTGTCCCCGGACCCCGCCAACGCCGCGGCGGTGGTGCTCACGGGCGCGCTCGCGTGGGCTGGCGCCTCGCTGCTGCTGCAGATCGCGCTCATCTCCGCGGCAATCTTCGCCGCCGCCATCAAGTACTCGTTTGTTGCCGCGCTCCTGCTCTTCGTCCTTATCGCGTTGCTGTGA